Proteins co-encoded in one Bacillus sp. FSL H8-0547 genomic window:
- the rluB gene encoding 23S rRNA pseudouridine(2605) synthase RluB produces MERLQKVIAHAGLASRRKAEELILEGKVTVNGKTVRELGIKVSGNDRVEVAGVPVEKEEPVYFILYKPRGVVSTASDDKGRKTVTDFFQHIKERIYPVGRLDYDTSGLVIMTNDGEFANLMMHPKSEVEKTYVAKIKGIPPRETLRSLEKGIMLEDGKTAPAKVKFVSLDKKKQTSIVELTIHEGRNRQVRRMFEAIGHPVLKLKRETYGFLDLKGLKTGDARELSPHEVKQLRSLAKFGK; encoded by the coding sequence ATGGAACGTTTGCAAAAAGTGATAGCTCACGCAGGCCTTGCATCAAGAAGGAAAGCGGAAGAGCTTATATTAGAAGGAAAAGTTACAGTGAATGGCAAAACCGTCCGGGAGCTTGGGATAAAAGTATCCGGAAATGACCGTGTTGAGGTTGCCGGAGTTCCTGTTGAAAAAGAAGAACCTGTGTATTTTATTCTTTACAAACCGCGCGGAGTGGTCTCGACTGCTTCTGACGATAAAGGAAGAAAAACGGTGACAGATTTCTTCCAGCATATTAAAGAGCGCATCTATCCCGTTGGAAGGCTTGATTATGATACGTCCGGCCTTGTCATCATGACTAATGACGGCGAATTTGCCAATTTGATGATGCACCCCAAGAGCGAAGTTGAAAAAACCTATGTGGCAAAAATCAAAGGCATTCCTCCGCGTGAAACGCTGAGATCGCTTGAAAAAGGAATCATGCTTGAAGACGGGAAAACGGCCCCTGCAAAGGTGAAGTTTGTATCTCTTGATAAAAAGAAGCAGACAAGCATTGTGGAACTGACCATCCATGAAGGCAGAAACAGACAGGTGCGCCGCATGTTTGAAGCGATCGGACACCCTGTTCTAAAGCTTAAGCGCGAAACATACGGCTTCCTTGACCTGAAGGGACTGAAAACAGGCGATGCCCGCGAGCTTTCCCCGCATGAGGTGAAACAGCTCAGATCCCTTGCCAAATTTGGAAAGTAA
- a CDS encoding D-alanyl-D-alanine carboxypeptidase family protein: MGVSARSAVLLEQESGRILFEKDAHTKRRIASITKIMTAILAIESGKMDEKATVSNRAIHTEGSAVYLQEGEKIKLEDLVYGLMLRSGNDAAVAIAEHVGGSVEGFVHMMNQKAAEIGMMNTEFANPHGLDDHENHYSTAYDMAILTRYAMENPMYQKISGTKVHRAPNPNEQWDRVWRNKNKLLTSLYEYSTGGKTGYTKRAKRTLVSTASKEGMNLVAVTIDASDDWNDHIAMFNMAYRDYDLFKVKESGTLKDIQEKIYKNRLFIKRDVYYPLNDEEEDEIRIDITLIKPDKKWDKPEDVPNVVGKMSVIVEDERVDEVPIYYDNGLTNKPNAPLWEKFRKLFFIGAGYSGHD; the protein is encoded by the coding sequence ATGGGCGTCAGTGCAAGAAGTGCTGTACTGCTTGAACAGGAATCAGGAAGAATCCTTTTTGAAAAAGATGCCCATACAAAACGGAGGATTGCGAGCATTACTAAAATTATGACGGCCATTCTTGCGATTGAATCCGGGAAGATGGATGAAAAAGCAACGGTCAGCAATCGAGCGATACATACTGAAGGGTCGGCGGTCTACCTTCAGGAGGGTGAGAAGATTAAGCTTGAGGACCTTGTGTACGGCCTGATGCTCCGTTCCGGAAATGATGCGGCTGTCGCCATAGCAGAGCATGTCGGGGGAAGTGTTGAAGGGTTTGTCCATATGATGAACCAGAAGGCAGCGGAAATCGGCATGATGAATACGGAGTTTGCGAATCCGCATGGTCTGGATGATCATGAAAATCATTATTCAACTGCCTATGATATGGCGATCCTGACAAGGTATGCCATGGAAAACCCGATGTATCAGAAAATATCAGGAACTAAGGTGCACCGTGCCCCTAATCCGAATGAGCAGTGGGACCGGGTGTGGAGAAATAAAAATAAACTGCTGACAAGTCTTTATGAGTACAGCACCGGCGGGAAAACGGGGTATACGAAACGGGCGAAGCGGACGCTTGTGTCAACTGCTTCTAAAGAGGGCATGAACCTTGTGGCTGTTACGATTGATGCTTCTGATGACTGGAATGATCATATTGCCATGTTCAATATGGCATACAGAGATTATGATCTTTTTAAAGTGAAAGAGTCTGGAACGCTGAAAGATATTCAGGAGAAAATCTATAAGAACCGGCTGTTCATCAAAAGAGATGTGTACTATCCGCTGAACGATGAGGAGGAGGATGAAATCAGAATCGACATCACGCTCATCAAACCGGATAAAAAATGGGATAAGCCGGAAGATGTGCCGAATGTCGTCGGGAAAATGTCCGTTATTGTAGAAGATGAACGTGTCGATGAGGTGCCCATTTACTATGATAATGGCCTGACCAACAAACCGAATGCCCCTCTTTGGGAAAAATTCCGGAAGCTATTCTTTATCGGAGCGGGCTACAGCGGACATGATTAA
- a CDS encoding thiol-disulfide oxidoreductase ResA, producing MKKKRRLIMRSIILALLAGALGYTLYTNFFSSKEKVKVGSEAPDFVLTDLKGEKHQLSDYKGKGVFLNFWGTWCEPCKREMPYMQNQYDYYSDQGVEILAVNIEESNVAVQSFMETYDLSFPVVLDKDSQVLEAYGVVPLPTTFLIDKNGVVKEIITGQMNERMVRDYMESIKP from the coding sequence ATGAAGAAAAAAAGACGTCTGATCATGAGATCCATTATCCTCGCCCTGCTTGCCGGGGCGCTGGGATATACGTTATACACAAATTTTTTCTCAAGCAAAGAAAAGGTGAAGGTTGGCAGCGAGGCGCCTGATTTCGTATTAACAGACCTGAAAGGGGAAAAGCACCAGCTTTCTGATTACAAAGGAAAAGGTGTTTTTCTGAATTTCTGGGGAACATGGTGCGAGCCGTGCAAACGCGAGATGCCCTATATGCAGAACCAGTATGATTATTATTCAGACCAGGGCGTTGAAATTCTCGCAGTGAACATTGAAGAATCAAACGTTGCCGTGCAGAGCTTTATGGAAACATATGATTTATCTTTTCCCGTAGTCCTTGATAAAGACTCACAGGTGCTTGAGGCATATGGAGTTGTCCCGCTTCCGACTACATTTCTCATTGACAAAAATGGAGTAGTGAAAGAAATTATCACTGGCCAGATGAATGAGCGGATGGTCAGGGATTATATGGAATCAATCAAGCCGTAA
- a CDS encoding nucleoside recognition domain-containing protein, with protein MINIIWVGLTVIGIVFAMVNGTMEEVNAAVFKGAKDAVTISIGLISVLVFWLGLMKVAEKAGLLEKLSNLFKPLVKRLFPEIPPEHPAMGYILSNMMANLFGLGNAATPLGIKAMEQMKKLNGNKPDASRSMITFLALNTSSITLIPTTVIAVRMTYGSKSPTDIVGPTLLATIISAIGAILIDRYFYHRRMRKERR; from the coding sequence ATGATTAACATCATATGGGTGGGGCTGACCGTCATCGGAATAGTGTTTGCCATGGTGAACGGCACGATGGAAGAAGTGAACGCTGCGGTTTTTAAAGGGGCAAAAGACGCTGTTACCATCAGCATCGGCTTGATCAGTGTGCTTGTGTTCTGGCTTGGTCTGATGAAGGTGGCGGAAAAAGCCGGACTGCTTGAAAAATTGAGCAATTTGTTTAAGCCGCTTGTTAAAAGACTCTTTCCGGAGATTCCTCCTGAACACCCGGCAATGGGCTACATTCTGTCGAACATGATGGCGAACCTTTTCGGACTCGGCAATGCAGCCACACCTCTTGGCATTAAAGCGATGGAACAGATGAAAAAGCTGAATGGGAATAAACCTGATGCAAGCAGGTCGATGATTACGTTTCTCGCGCTGAACACATCAAGCATTACGCTGATTCCAACGACTGTCATTGCGGTGAGGATGACATACGGGTCAAAGTCACCCACTGATATTGTTGGGCCGACACTGCTTGCAACCATTATTTCCGCCATTGGCGCCATTCTGATAGACCGCTATTTCTACCATAGAAGAATGCGGAAGGAGAGGAGATAG
- a CDS encoding spore maturation protein, translating to MGLVSIISLWMIPLMIGFILVYGTFKKVPTYETFVEGGKEGIEIAFSIIPYLVGMLVAITIFRASGALEFFVGMMKPALDAIGVPSEIVPLAFIRPISGTAALGMTTDLIAAYGPDSFIGRLAAVMQGSTDTTLYILTVYFGAVGVKKMGDALKVGLLADLLGIAAAIFIVMLAF from the coding sequence ATGGGGCTTGTCAGCATCATATCTCTATGGATGATTCCCCTGATGATCGGGTTCATTCTTGTTTACGGCACGTTTAAGAAAGTGCCGACCTATGAAACGTTTGTTGAAGGCGGCAAGGAAGGAATTGAAATTGCCTTTTCTATTATTCCTTATTTAGTGGGAATGCTCGTAGCCATCACCATTTTTCGCGCATCTGGTGCGCTTGAATTTTTCGTCGGGATGATGAAACCCGCACTGGATGCAATCGGTGTGCCGAGTGAAATTGTACCGCTCGCTTTTATCCGGCCGATTTCAGGGACTGCCGCTCTTGGCATGACGACAGATTTGATTGCAGCCTACGGACCGGATTCTTTTATCGGAAGGCTGGCTGCCGTCATGCAGGGAAGCACGGATACAACGCTCTACATCCTGACGGTTTACTTCGGGGCGGTCGGTGTGAAAAAAATGGGGGATGCGCTGAAAGTGGGGCTCCTCGCAGACTTGCTGGGGATTGCGGCTGCTATCTTTATTGTGATGCTTGCTTTTTAA